Within the Caldalkalibacillus uzonensis genome, the region CGGAGAAGGTTCCCCGGAGATGACTTCGGTGTTCAGAAGCTGTTGCCTATGACTTCATAACTGATGACACTAATGTCGGGATAACCCAAAAGTTTCTCTGATACTCTTCGTGTTTGACGATAGGATGTGCCTGTCACTGCAAGTTCAATGGCCATATTTTACACAACAGGACCCATCCTTTTTTGTTCGCCAAAAGCTAAATACTAATCCAGCAAACAGACTTAATGTCATGTTTTACGGTCTAGGTAATAATTTCTCCTCAGTTCTATGTGCTTGCAGCTATAAATCTGCGACCTTCATTCGTTACATAACTTATTGTTTGAGTTCAACCGGTTGTGTTCTTTTCTCGTTTATGACCTGTACAAACTTTTCGATATTTTCAGGTGCGATGATAGTATAATCGTACGTATTGTAATGCAGAATATACCGTTCTTTGGACAATGCAATCGAGGCGACTTGCTGGTACGTTTTCTCGATTTTTTTAATTGAAGCCAATGGAATCACGCGTTTAAACGGACCGAATCGAATAATCAACTCATTGTCTGTAACAATATAGATTGTACTGAACCATAGCCAAAAAATAAAAAAGCTGCTGATCCCGAAAAGCAGGAAAAAGAACAGGCTGACACCCAAACCGGCTTCGTAATAGACAGGTATGGCGAGACCTACGGCAAGTCCGGCGAAAAGCAGTCCTGACCCCCAAACGATTGTACGGTAAATTGTGTCTTTGCTGGCATTAAATTTCATCAATCACACACCTTCCTTTCATAAAATGCTTTTTATGGCTATTTCAAAGACCACCGCAGAGATTGGAAACAGGAGTTATTGGCTGATGACCAGGCACAGTATCTGTAACGAGGGGCAAAAACAGGTTGTTGGTACCGAGCTGCATGATGAGGACAATGTAACATTTGTTTTCATTGGAACCCAGCCCCACGTCGGGTCTGATTTTAAAATCCATACACCACTTTAATAAAA harbors:
- a CDS encoding PH domain-containing protein, which produces MKFNASKDTIYRTIVWGSGLLFAGLAVGLAIPVYYEAGLGVSLFFFLLFGISSFFIFWLWFSTIYIVTDNELIIRFGPFKRVIPLASIKKIEKTYQQVASIALSKERYILHYNTYDYTIIAPENIEKFVQVINEKRTQPVELKQ